The following are from one region of the Terriglobales bacterium genome:
- a CDS encoding cytochrome c oxidase subunit 3, translating to MSVLSPTSLADSAGSIPPRLDPPRICGEDDFSLMLRRYRLALALFVASVAMLFIGFSSAYVVRRGIPTYDAATGAYSTAWEPLRLPIGILILNTCLLICASGAIEVVRRKARVLLHGEATIERGSRLWLNASLLLGIGFLVGQGLAWHSLASSGQLLSTGARAAFFYVLSGTHAVHAFVGVLAVAVIAVFNVPVSAARRRIAVDVTAWYLHSMTLLWIYLICFLLFA from the coding sequence ATGAGCGTTCTCTCGCCAACGTCGCTCGCAGATTCGGCAGGCAGTATCCCGCCAAGACTCGATCCGCCACGCATTTGCGGCGAAGATGACTTCTCCCTGATGTTGAGACGTTATCGCCTCGCTCTCGCCCTGTTTGTCGCTTCGGTTGCAATGTTGTTCATTGGCTTCAGCAGCGCGTACGTCGTCCGCAGAGGAATTCCGACCTATGACGCGGCGACGGGTGCTTATTCGACTGCGTGGGAACCACTGCGGCTTCCGATCGGAATTCTGATCCTAAATACGTGTCTTCTGATTTGCGCAAGCGGAGCGATTGAGGTTGTTCGCCGCAAGGCTCGAGTTCTTCTACACGGAGAAGCAACAATCGAACGAGGCAGTAGGTTGTGGCTCAACGCATCGCTGTTGCTGGGAATCGGATTTCTAGTGGGGCAGGGACTCGCTTGGCATTCACTAGCGTCGAGCGGGCAACTACTGAGCACCGGGGCGCGGGCCGCATTCTTCTACGTCCTGAGTGGTACGCACGCGGTGCATGCATTCGTAGGAGTGCTGGCGGTTGCGGTGATCGCTGTCTTCAACGTGCCAGTGTCCGCTGCGCGTCGGCGCATTGCTGTGGATGTGACGGCATGGTATCTGCACTCGATGACCTTGCTGTGGATCTACCTAATCTGCTTCTTGCTGTTTGCCTGA
- a CDS encoding S8 family serine peptidase, with amino-acid sequence MTSKYTFVQKCSRAKAGVCIALILAIFSVYVQPASAITPPPSKTNAQLLGGLLGGGGLLATNRYIVRDTKGLLDLNLTCLLFHCQVLQGIGDPDAQLYVVTTSGLLNPVLFITQLLSGGSITNVEHDQPVATQGSTIGATPAYLTDKTPVSYYGSTVWEGYVLQTPNQIVRTATMQSAYGVDGTGVTVAIIDTGVDPNNTVLKSKLVYGYDFTRNKTGGSEMGDINQSTVGVVDGSSQPAQLNQSTVGVVDQSTVGVVDNSQYAAFGHGTMTAGIVHLVAPNAQIMPLKAFNANGTGYASDVLRAIYYATNHGAKVISMSFDFTSYSQELATAINYATMRGVICVASAGNDGQIATVYPASLPSVIDVASTSNNNTPSAFSNYGAPPVWLSAPGEAVMTTYPFNTYAAGWGTSFSAPLVSGTVALMADVNSLFLTKQQAAKALSNAQQIGYSQYGYGVLDTYQAIKAWRNALGLR; translated from the coding sequence ATGACTAGTAAGTACACCTTTGTCCAAAAATGCAGCCGAGCCAAAGCAGGGGTCTGCATCGCTCTTATTCTGGCGATTTTCAGCGTGTATGTGCAGCCTGCGTCTGCCATAACACCGCCTCCGTCAAAAACCAATGCGCAACTGCTTGGCGGATTGTTGGGGGGCGGTGGCTTGCTCGCGACCAACCGTTACATTGTTCGGGACACGAAGGGCCTGCTGGACTTGAATTTAACTTGCCTGCTTTTTCACTGCCAGGTACTTCAGGGTATCGGCGATCCCGATGCCCAGCTATACGTAGTCACAACTTCTGGTCTTCTGAATCCGGTGCTCTTCATTACTCAGCTCCTGTCTGGCGGTAGCATTACCAATGTGGAACACGATCAGCCCGTAGCGACTCAAGGCTCAACGATCGGCGCCACACCTGCGTACTTGACCGACAAGACTCCGGTGTCCTATTACGGCAGTACGGTTTGGGAAGGATACGTGCTGCAGACACCGAACCAGATCGTCAGAACCGCCACCATGCAGTCTGCATATGGTGTGGATGGAACCGGCGTCACTGTGGCGATCATCGACACAGGCGTCGATCCGAACAACACGGTACTCAAGAGCAAACTGGTATACGGCTACGATTTCACCCGCAACAAGACCGGCGGATCCGAAATGGGAGACATTAACCAGTCGACGGTTGGCGTTGTCGATGGTTCATCTCAGCCAGCACAGCTGAACCAATCCACCGTTGGTGTTGTGGACCAATCGACGGTTGGGGTCGTGGACAACTCCCAATATGCCGCATTTGGACATGGCACCATGACCGCAGGCATTGTGCACTTGGTAGCTCCCAATGCACAGATCATGCCGTTGAAAGCATTCAACGCAAACGGCACCGGGTACGCCTCCGATGTTCTGCGCGCGATTTACTACGCGACCAATCATGGAGCCAAGGTCATCAGCATGAGCTTTGACTTCACTTCGTACTCGCAGGAGCTGGCGACGGCCATCAACTACGCCACTATGCGAGGTGTGATCTGCGTAGCTTCGGCCGGAAATGACGGACAGATCGCCACGGTATATCCGGCGTCACTTCCCAGCGTTATCGACGTGGCTTCGACCTCGAACAACAACACGCCATCAGCGTTCTCGAACTACGGTGCACCACCGGTCTGGTTGTCAGCACCCGGTGAAGCCGTGATGACCACTTATCCGTTCAACACGTACGCTGCCGGTTGGGGTACATCGTTCAGCGCACCGCTGGTTTCTGGAACCGTGGCGCTAATGGCCGATGTGAACTCTCTGTTCCTGACAAAGCAGCAGGCGGCCAAGGCGCTCTCGAATGCGCAGCAAATTGGTTACTCTCAGTACGGCTACGGCGTGCTTGATACTTATCAAGCCATTAAAGCCTGGAGGAACGCCCTGGGGCTGCGGTAA
- a CDS encoding zf-HC2 domain-containing protein: MRHIPQESLAEFIRQTLPPTEAGQVQQHLAECRECTDLAGLFREVVRVGANESAYEPPAGILRIVKAYFETQQRDTPEPKGVFELLFDSLAQPAVAGARASVASARQLLYRVGTVYVDMRVDSEVNSERAALVGQMLDSARPGHPVSGVPVILLDGRKNVASAISNNNGEFQIEFMIKNNLRLSVTVGDGNPVYLPITGIEERKRPVGASRGQN, from the coding sequence GTCAGGTGCAACAGCACCTGGCAGAATGCCGTGAGTGCACCGATCTAGCTGGACTGTTTCGCGAAGTGGTGCGTGTTGGCGCGAACGAATCGGCTTATGAACCTCCAGCAGGGATCCTGCGCATAGTGAAGGCCTATTTCGAGACTCAGCAACGCGATACTCCTGAGCCAAAGGGCGTATTTGAGCTGCTCTTTGACAGCCTAGCGCAGCCAGCAGTTGCGGGAGCGAGGGCCTCGGTGGCTTCCGCGCGTCAACTCTTGTATCGAGTTGGAACCGTCTATGTAGATATGCGCGTGGATTCCGAAGTGAATTCCGAGCGCGCCGCTCTGGTTGGCCAAATGCTGGATAGCGCCCGGCCCGGCCACCCGGTGTCCGGAGTCCCCGTAATACTGCTGGACGGCCGTAAGAATGTAGCTAGCGCCATCAGTAACAACAATGGCGAGTTTCAGATTGAATTCATGATCAAAAACAATTTGCGCCTTTCGGTCACGGTTGGTGACGGAAACCCCGTCTACCTGCCCATTACAGGAATAGAAGAACGGAAGCGACCGGTGGGAGCAAGTCGAGGGCAGAACTAG
- a CDS encoding HD-GYP domain-containing protein has translation MSLHQTFDSWSPLFLRVKELEEQQVTMRTATICALNQLLDLKDLNTGVHSTRLAEWAVRVARRLGIEEENLYQYEVAALLHDIGKIGVPDAILKKPSKLTDEERAIMNKHPEYSWSILRLFPGLEEASLFALHHHESYDGTGYPGGLKAEEIPLGSRIVSIVDAFDAMISNRCYRKGLDHAEAIRRLNAGSGTQFDPSVLRCFLEIAELEVAGVFAATGTSITAVI, from the coding sequence ATGAGCCTGCATCAGACATTTGATTCGTGGTCACCGCTGTTTCTTCGGGTGAAAGAACTTGAAGAGCAGCAGGTGACCATGCGCACCGCCACCATATGCGCATTGAATCAATTGCTCGACTTAAAAGACCTCAATACTGGTGTGCACAGCACGCGTCTGGCAGAGTGGGCGGTGCGAGTCGCGCGCCGGCTGGGAATTGAAGAAGAGAACTTGTATCAGTATGAAGTTGCCGCTCTTTTACACGACATCGGCAAGATTGGTGTTCCCGACGCGATCCTGAAGAAGCCAAGCAAGCTCACTGACGAAGAGCGCGCGATCATGAACAAGCATCCGGAATACAGCTGGTCGATTCTGCGGCTGTTTCCCGGATTGGAAGAGGCCAGTCTGTTCGCACTCCATCATCACGAGTCGTACGACGGCACTGGCTACCCGGGGGGTCTCAAGGCCGAGGAGATTCCCCTAGGCTCACGAATCGTATCCATCGTCGATGCCTTCGATGCCATGATCTCCAACCGCTGCTACCGTAAAGGCCTTGATCATGCCGAAGCGATTCGCCGGCTGAATGCCGGTAGCGGCACTCAGTTCGATCCTAGTGTGCTGCGGTGTTTCCTGGAGATTGCCGAACTCGAAGTTGCTGGTGTATTCGCTGCGACCGGCACTAGCATCACCGCGGTTATTTGA